The nucleotide window ATCAGTACTCTTTTCCAGCCGCGCAAGAGCGCCCAGACGAACGGATGGCGAAGTCGAAGTCGAAGTCGATTCTGGGGATCCAGCACCAAATGATGATTCTTTTGTCGACCGGGCGGACATATTAGTATCGGGAACGCGGGAGTCATGGCAACACGTTCGGCTTTTTGTGtacaaatttttaaaagGCCGGATAGTCATGGCGCTATTACTGCGAACCCGAGAAGGGATGATTGGTCACTAGACAGCTGAGCTGGATTCTTTGAAGGAACTAAAAGCTACCTGTGCGGCCATCAGGAGATGGCGGAGCGTACTTGATTATATAGTTGCCTCTGTGGTCCTGCGGGAGCGGGAGACGGAAGGCGAATGGGGCCTGGGgcattcaaagaatatctGTGATGAGTTCACTTATTCACACTGTGTGAGTGTAGTTTAATTACCATTCTGTGATCACAAACAAAGCAAAAACTGATTTAATGACTCTGAGAATTCGATTTGTATCTTGACTAAGTCTTGTGTCTTGCTGGAAGTAGCTTTGCGAATGCTGTCAGTGCAGTGGTCATTGCCATGGTGCGGTACCACTGTAACTGCTGCCGTCCATTAAGGGCGTTTATTTTTTCGCCTTGTTACCCGGAACTCTCGAATAGATGCCATGAATGGCATGAACATATTTCTGGCGAAAGGTAGGCAGAAGGGGAGATTGTGCAAGAACGATAAGTTGGTCGTTATTTCAGCGTGCAAACGGCATTGAGACTGCCATGATTAGTCTCAAACTATTTCTGTTAATTTACTTAATTGGTGGGATCACTTTTCTGCCTCTCATTGCTCTAGGAATACTTTATGTAAATGGCATACTGGATGGAAAAGACGAAGGGGTCAGGGAGCAAGCAGACAGCAGACGGCGTGAAACATTGATGGATCCAGATTTCAAGGCTGCTGAATTCGAAGAAGCTAAAGGAGTCCATGTAACGAGACAGGGCTGGGTTAGTGTTACTACCAAGTACTACTATTTTCATACAGAAATTCCATCATCTGCAAACTCAGACAATACATCAGAGGCTGGTGAATTTCCAGAGAGAAgtcaattgaagaaaaagcacAAATTTTATGCTGTTATCAAACATGGAAATCTGTTCTTATACAGAGATAATTCACCGAAAAGTAACCTCATTCATGCGATATCCTTGCAAGACAGTTTCGTGACGCTATGGCCTCGTGATACTAAACATGAAATCCCCGATAGTgcacttttttcaaaaagaaccTGCATTTCGATTCTTCGAAAAGGTGCTACTTCTTTAAAGAACGGCGAGTTGGGATTCACTCCAAACGAGTCATCAGAGGATGATACCCAAACTGCAAGccaatttttcctttaCTTCGGCAACAATatggaaaaagaagattggTACTTTGATCTCATAAATGTGTCCAAGAATGAGACTACAAGTGGCAGCAAAACAAACGGTCTTATCGATCCAAATGTAAGTGCAAGAGCTGCCCATCTCAGAACAGCTGATATGCTTTACCTGATCCAGACTATCAACTCTACAGAGGGTCAGCTTACAACTAAATGGATCAACGCCATACTTGGCAGactttttttatccttACAGCGAACTGAAACGCtaaaatatttctttcatgAAAGgctttatcaaaaattgtcTAAGGTCAAAAAGCCTGATTTTTTGGATGATTTCGTTGTTGAAGAGGTTGATGTAGGTAATAGCGCTCCGATTTTTACGAATCCAAAACTTATTGAACTTTCACTGGAGGGACTTACAAAGATTTCGTGTGACTTTTTGTATAAAGGGGATTTATCAGTTCTTGTTTCGACTAAGGCTACCATAAATCTTGGTTCAAGATTTAAACAAAGAGAAGTCGCTCTACAACTATCTCTaaaattgaaggaattGTCAGGTCCCTTAATATTCCTGATGAAACCTCCTCCATCCAATAGAGTATGGTATACATTCGAAACCGAGCCAATTCTTGATGTGGAGGTAGAACCGGTTGTCAGTTCGAACAAACTTTCCTATAATATGATCACAAACGCAATAAAAGGGAAGTTTGCTGAGGCACTAAAAGAATCTCTTGTGCAACCTAATTGGGATgatattgttttcttcagcaCCGAGAAAGATATTTACAGGGGAGGTATATGGGAAAATTACGGaaagtcagatgaagaggaaaaaaagtcCTCCACAAATAGTGAACCACCTAGTCATGATAAAA belongs to Zygotorulaspora mrakii chromosome 1, complete sequence and includes:
- the NVJ2 gene encoding Nvj2p (similar to Saccharomyces cerevisiae YPR091C; ancestral locus Anc_3.402); this translates as MISLKLFLLIYLIGGITFLPLIALGILYVNGILDGKDEGVREQADSRRRETLMDPDFKAAEFEEAKGVHVTRQGWVSVTTKYYYFHTEIPSSANSDNTSEAGEFPERSQLKKKHKFYAVIKHGNLFLYRDNSPKSNLIHAISLQDSFVTLWPRDTKHEIPDSALFSKRTCISILRKGATSLKNGELGFTPNESSEDDTQTASQFFLYFGNNMEKEDWYFDLINVSKNETTSGSKTNGLIDPNVSARAAHLRTADMLYLIQTINSTEGQLTTKWINAILGRLFLSLQRTETLKYFFHERLYQKLSKVKKPDFLDDFVVEEVDVGNSAPIFTNPKLIELSLEGLTKISCDFLYKGDLSVLVSTKATINLGSRFKQREVALQLSLKLKELSGPLIFLMKPPPSNRVWYTFETEPILDVEVEPVVSSNKLSYNMITNAIKGKFAEALKESLVQPNWDDIVFFSTEKDIYRGGIWENYGKSDEEEKKSSTNSEPPSHDKRASFSNLEKDISKNDNSQISNRESDNDVEDTEKDSCHDDASMKRRSSQKIENFRRILKTKSKEEFDDEHVQTEKASQASPFNEENDDLSGSKKYFKNPIKKLNKWYKEAVNIDMLDNDSTNTNTASGAESSVKNVNTPEMISNRRTSIPRRPRPSNINQMSHSATDSQLANISQPLNSTEMFVNKNKDEAQSSSSNDIGAPPFLSNNYSTMPVRAFVKMEDTKQFPGEYVVDPRDDPRDDPTKSVSPISYHFQSENTKRQQFETSSALSQCNFQKSETEMNKKQIEIVKNEIDDTKKVLSTSAKRETSHV